A region from the Perca fluviatilis chromosome 16, GENO_Pfluv_1.0, whole genome shotgun sequence genome encodes:
- the tiam1a gene encoding T-lymphoma invasion and metastasis-inducing protein 1 isoform X4 gives MDDMRAAFLNQALTLSVSTLPLLDPQVLCSLPPRRSDGEQGPATDIFSQSQEDILDEVSGLTAESPDESLEEGSRLTLQSPGDYQEDKTCMGTGQKSTEQVTAFCRSLHDMNPLECPVSYSSSSSSSSLSPSPVSAFPPTAGTATQRQLSHADKLRKVINELVETEKTYVKDLSCLIECYLTPLQKESFLTQDELDVLFGNLGEMVEFQVEFLRTLEDGIRLVPDLDRLERVDQFKKVLFSLGGSFLYYADRFKIYSAFCASHTKVPKVLAKAKTDPDFKAFLAERNPRQQHSSTLESYLIKPIQRVLKYPLLLKELYSLTDPDSEEHYHLDVAMKAMNKVASHINEMQKLHEEYGAVFDQLINEQTADKKEVADLSMGDLLLHSTVVWLNPPGSLVKSKKDPDLAAFVFKTAVVFVYKDSSKHRKKIGGSHRASVSDDKDPFRFRYMIATDSLQVRALANSEGTAVCEIVHTRSESEGRPERTFQLCCSSPDSKKDFLKAVHSILREKQRRQLLKTESLPPNQQYVPFGGKRLCALKGARPTMNRAASAPSRTLTRRKLVRNRFTIDTDLVFHGNNNNSNDSDTSHHSSSPSSSSLSKHALPRSHKPQGEDTDRWVEEQFDLGCYEDQGEGIDMGKVKETDILSDDDEYCKSVRAASAEPDDLEGRMGGLDLQGREMRSHNLNGRVESGSEIMLSGMQEEEVDRMKHGDDPGSVDSFTSCGVSLSRCVTPTLKLAPLKQCAVEGATNKDHDAIWVRRDDFANGCNSNVF, from the exons ATGGATGATATGAGGGCTGCATTTCTAAACCAAGCGTTGACCTTGAGCGTCAGCACCCTGCCCCTGCTGGACCCTCAGGTGCTGTGCTCCCTTCCACCCCGGCGCTCCGATGGGGAGCAGGGCCCAGCCACAGACATCTTCTCCCAGAGCCAAG aGGACATCCTGGATGAGGTGTCGGGTTTGACGGCAGAGAGCCCAGATGAGAGTTTGGAGGAAGGTTCTCGGCTGACCCTGCAGAGTCCCGGAGATTATCAGGAAGACAAAACCTGCATGGGGACTGGACAGAAG AGCACGGAGCAGGTGACTGCTTTCTGCCGCAGTCTCCATGACATGAATCCCCTGGAGTGCCCTGTGTCGTACTCCTCATCGTCGTCCTCGTCGTCCCTTTCCCCGAGCCCTGTGTCAGCTTTTCCTCCCACAGCAGGCACTGCCACCCAGAGACAGCTCTCCCACGCAGACAAACTCCGCAAGGTCATCAATGAGCTGGTGGAGACGGAGAAGACTTATGTCAAA gACCTGAGCTGTCTAATAGAGTGCTACTTGACACCTTTGCAGAAAGAGAGCTTTCTTACACAGGATGAG ctggACGTTTTGTTCGGTAACCTCGGGGAGATGGTGGAGTTCCAGGTGGAGTTTCTCCGGACGCTGGAAGATGGAATCAGACTGGTGCCAGATCTGGACAGACTGGAAAGGGTAGATCAGTTTAAG AAAGTACTGTTCTCTTTGGGTGGTTCCTTCCTTTATTATGCCGATCGCTTCAAGATCTACAGCGCCTTCTGCGCCAGCCACACCAAGGTCCCAAAGGTCCTGGCTAAAG CAAAGACTGACCCAGATTTCAAGGCTTTCCTGGCTGAGAGAAACCCCAGACAGCAACATTCCTCCACTCTGGAGTCTTACTTGATCAAACCCATCCAGAGGGTCCTGAAGTACCCGCTGCTGCTAAAGGAGCTCTACTCTCTTACTGACCCCGACAGTGAGGAACACTACCACCTGGATG TTGCAATGAAGGCCATGAACAAAGTTGCAAGTCACATCAATGAGATGCAAAAGCTTCATGAGGAGTATGGCGCTGTTTTCGACCAGCTCATCAACGAACAGACGGCAGATAAAAAAGAG GTGGCTGACCTCTCCATGGGGGATCTTTTGCTACATTCGACTGTGGTGTGGCTCAACCCTCCAGGCTCTTTGGTCAAGAGCAAAAAGGACCCTGATTTGGCTGCTTTTG TGTTTAAAACAGCGGTTGTATTTGTGTACAAAGACAGCTCCAAGCACAGGAAAAAAATC GGTGGATCTCACCGTGCGTCTGTGAGTGATGACAAAGATCCTTTCCGTTTCCGTTACATGATTGCAACGGACTCTCTGCAAGTCCGTGCCCTTGCAA aCTCTGAGGGTACAGCGGTGTGCGAGATAGTTCACACAAGATCTGAATCTGAAGGACGACCAGAGAGAACCTTCCAGTTGTGCTGCAG CTCTCCAGATAGTAAGAAGGACTTCCTGAAAGCAGTCCACTCTATCCTAAGGGAAAAACAGCGGCGGCAGCTTCTTAAAACCGAGTCTCTGCCACCCAACCAGCAGTACGTCCCATTTGGGGGCAAACGTCTGTGTGCCCTCAAAGGGGCGCGGCCCACCATGAACAGAGCAG CATCAGCTCCATCACGAACGCTGACCCGCAGGAAGCTGGTGAGGAACCGCTTCACCATCGACACCGACCTGGTTTTCcacggcaacaacaacaacagcaacgattCAGACACCTCCCACCACTCTTCATCCCCTTCCTCCTCGTCACTGTCCAAGCATGCCCTTCCTCGATCCCACAAACCTCAAGGAGAGGACACAGACCGTTGGGTGGAGGAGCAGTTCGACCTGGGTTGCTACGAAGACCAGGGTGAGGGCATCGACATGGGGAAGGTGAAGGAGACGGACATTTTGAGCGACGACGACGAATACTGCAAGTCTGTCCGAGCCGCGTCGGCAGAACCAGACGACCTGGAGGGGAGGATGGGGGGTCTCGACCTCCAGGGCAGAGAGATGAGGAGCCACAACCTGAATGGACGAGTGGAGTCTGGCAGTGAGATCATGCTGAGTGGGATGCAGGAGGAGGAAGTTGATCGAATGAAGCATGGTGATGATCCAGGCTCGGTGGACTCTTTTACCTCCTGTGGTGTCTCTCTGTCCCGGTGTGTGACCCCGACTCTAAAGCTTGCCCCCTTAAAGCAGTGTGCTGTGGAGGGGGCCACAAACAAGGACCATGATGCCATCTGGGTGCGGCGGGACGACTTTGCTAACGGGTGCAACAGTAATGTCTTCTGA
- the tiam1a gene encoding T-lymphoma invasion and metastasis-inducing protein 1 isoform X5 yields the protein MAAFRRSRNSRCSTESIYDMLQLSTEQVTAFCRSLHDMNPLECPVSYSSSSSSSSLSPSPVSAFPPTAGTATQRQLSHADKLRKVINELVETEKTYVKDLSCLIECYLTPLQKESFLTQDELDVLFGNLGEMVEFQVEFLRTLEDGIRLVPDLDRLERVDQFKKVLFSLGGSFLYYADRFKIYSAFCASHTKVPKVLAKAKTDPDFKAFLAERNPRQQHSSTLESYLIKPIQRVLKYPLLLKELYSLTDPDSEEHYHLDVAMKAMNKVASHINEMQKLHEEYGAVFDQLINEQTADKKEVADLSMGDLLLHSTVVWLNPPGSLVKSKKDPDLAAFVFKTAVVFVYKDSSKHRKKIGGSHRASVSDDKDPFRFRYMIATDSLQVRALANSEGTAVCEIVHTRSESEGRPERTFQLCCSSPDSKKDFLKAVHSILREKQRRQLLKTESLPPNQQYVPFGGKRLCALKGARPTMNRAASAPSRTLTRRKLVRNRFTIDTDLVFHGNNNNSNDSDTSHHSSSPSSSSLSKHALPRSHKPQGEDTDRWVEEQFDLGCYEDQGEGIDMGKVKETDILSDDDEYCKSVRAASAEPDDLEGRMGGLDLQGREMRSHNLNGRVESGSEIMLSGMQEEEVDRMKHGDDPGSVDSFTSCGVSLSRCVTPTLKLAPLKQCAVEGATNKDHDAIWVRRDDFANGCNSNVF from the exons ATGGCAGCCTTTAGGAGGAGCAGGAACTCCAGATGCTCGACCGAATCCATCTATGATATGTTACAGCTG AGCACGGAGCAGGTGACTGCTTTCTGCCGCAGTCTCCATGACATGAATCCCCTGGAGTGCCCTGTGTCGTACTCCTCATCGTCGTCCTCGTCGTCCCTTTCCCCGAGCCCTGTGTCAGCTTTTCCTCCCACAGCAGGCACTGCCACCCAGAGACAGCTCTCCCACGCAGACAAACTCCGCAAGGTCATCAATGAGCTGGTGGAGACGGAGAAGACTTATGTCAAA gACCTGAGCTGTCTAATAGAGTGCTACTTGACACCTTTGCAGAAAGAGAGCTTTCTTACACAGGATGAG ctggACGTTTTGTTCGGTAACCTCGGGGAGATGGTGGAGTTCCAGGTGGAGTTTCTCCGGACGCTGGAAGATGGAATCAGACTGGTGCCAGATCTGGACAGACTGGAAAGGGTAGATCAGTTTAAG AAAGTACTGTTCTCTTTGGGTGGTTCCTTCCTTTATTATGCCGATCGCTTCAAGATCTACAGCGCCTTCTGCGCCAGCCACACCAAGGTCCCAAAGGTCCTGGCTAAAG CAAAGACTGACCCAGATTTCAAGGCTTTCCTGGCTGAGAGAAACCCCAGACAGCAACATTCCTCCACTCTGGAGTCTTACTTGATCAAACCCATCCAGAGGGTCCTGAAGTACCCGCTGCTGCTAAAGGAGCTCTACTCTCTTACTGACCCCGACAGTGAGGAACACTACCACCTGGATG TTGCAATGAAGGCCATGAACAAAGTTGCAAGTCACATCAATGAGATGCAAAAGCTTCATGAGGAGTATGGCGCTGTTTTCGACCAGCTCATCAACGAACAGACGGCAGATAAAAAAGAG GTGGCTGACCTCTCCATGGGGGATCTTTTGCTACATTCGACTGTGGTGTGGCTCAACCCTCCAGGCTCTTTGGTCAAGAGCAAAAAGGACCCTGATTTGGCTGCTTTTG TGTTTAAAACAGCGGTTGTATTTGTGTACAAAGACAGCTCCAAGCACAGGAAAAAAATC GGTGGATCTCACCGTGCGTCTGTGAGTGATGACAAAGATCCTTTCCGTTTCCGTTACATGATTGCAACGGACTCTCTGCAAGTCCGTGCCCTTGCAA aCTCTGAGGGTACAGCGGTGTGCGAGATAGTTCACACAAGATCTGAATCTGAAGGACGACCAGAGAGAACCTTCCAGTTGTGCTGCAG CTCTCCAGATAGTAAGAAGGACTTCCTGAAAGCAGTCCACTCTATCCTAAGGGAAAAACAGCGGCGGCAGCTTCTTAAAACCGAGTCTCTGCCACCCAACCAGCAGTACGTCCCATTTGGGGGCAAACGTCTGTGTGCCCTCAAAGGGGCGCGGCCCACCATGAACAGAGCAG CATCAGCTCCATCACGAACGCTGACCCGCAGGAAGCTGGTGAGGAACCGCTTCACCATCGACACCGACCTGGTTTTCcacggcaacaacaacaacagcaacgattCAGACACCTCCCACCACTCTTCATCCCCTTCCTCCTCGTCACTGTCCAAGCATGCCCTTCCTCGATCCCACAAACCTCAAGGAGAGGACACAGACCGTTGGGTGGAGGAGCAGTTCGACCTGGGTTGCTACGAAGACCAGGGTGAGGGCATCGACATGGGGAAGGTGAAGGAGACGGACATTTTGAGCGACGACGACGAATACTGCAAGTCTGTCCGAGCCGCGTCGGCAGAACCAGACGACCTGGAGGGGAGGATGGGGGGTCTCGACCTCCAGGGCAGAGAGATGAGGAGCCACAACCTGAATGGACGAGTGGAGTCTGGCAGTGAGATCATGCTGAGTGGGATGCAGGAGGAGGAAGTTGATCGAATGAAGCATGGTGATGATCCAGGCTCGGTGGACTCTTTTACCTCCTGTGGTGTCTCTCTGTCCCGGTGTGTGACCCCGACTCTAAAGCTTGCCCCCTTAAAGCAGTGTGCTGTGGAGGGGGCCACAAACAAGGACCATGATGCCATCTGGGTGCGGCGGGACGACTTTGCTAACGGGTGCAACAGTAATGTCTTCTGA
- the tiam1a gene encoding T-lymphoma invasion and metastasis-inducing protein 1 isoform X6 encodes MNPLECPVSYSSSSSSSSLSPSPVSAFPPTAGTATQRQLSHADKLRKVINELVETEKTYVKDLSCLIECYLTPLQKESFLTQDELDVLFGNLGEMVEFQVEFLRTLEDGIRLVPDLDRLERVDQFKKVLFSLGGSFLYYADRFKIYSAFCASHTKVPKVLAKAKTDPDFKAFLAERNPRQQHSSTLESYLIKPIQRVLKYPLLLKELYSLTDPDSEEHYHLDVAMKAMNKVASHINEMQKLHEEYGAVFDQLINEQTADKKEVADLSMGDLLLHSTVVWLNPPGSLVKSKKDPDLAAFVFKTAVVFVYKDSSKHRKKIGGSHRASVSDDKDPFRFRYMIATDSLQVRALANSEGTAVCEIVHTRSESEGRPERTFQLCCSSPDSKKDFLKAVHSILREKQRRQLLKTESLPPNQQYVPFGGKRLCALKGARPTMNRAASAPSRTLTRRKLVRNRFTIDTDLVFHGNNNNSNDSDTSHHSSSPSSSSLSKHALPRSHKPQGEDTDRWVEEQFDLGCYEDQGEGIDMGKVKETDILSDDDEYCKSVRAASAEPDDLEGRMGGLDLQGREMRSHNLNGRVESGSEIMLSGMQEEEVDRMKHGDDPGSVDSFTSCGVSLSRCVTPTLKLAPLKQCAVEGATNKDHDAIWVRRDDFANGCNSNVF; translated from the exons ATGAATCCCCTGGAGTGCCCTGTGTCGTACTCCTCATCGTCGTCCTCGTCGTCCCTTTCCCCGAGCCCTGTGTCAGCTTTTCCTCCCACAGCAGGCACTGCCACCCAGAGACAGCTCTCCCACGCAGACAAACTCCGCAAGGTCATCAATGAGCTGGTGGAGACGGAGAAGACTTATGTCAAA gACCTGAGCTGTCTAATAGAGTGCTACTTGACACCTTTGCAGAAAGAGAGCTTTCTTACACAGGATGAG ctggACGTTTTGTTCGGTAACCTCGGGGAGATGGTGGAGTTCCAGGTGGAGTTTCTCCGGACGCTGGAAGATGGAATCAGACTGGTGCCAGATCTGGACAGACTGGAAAGGGTAGATCAGTTTAAG AAAGTACTGTTCTCTTTGGGTGGTTCCTTCCTTTATTATGCCGATCGCTTCAAGATCTACAGCGCCTTCTGCGCCAGCCACACCAAGGTCCCAAAGGTCCTGGCTAAAG CAAAGACTGACCCAGATTTCAAGGCTTTCCTGGCTGAGAGAAACCCCAGACAGCAACATTCCTCCACTCTGGAGTCTTACTTGATCAAACCCATCCAGAGGGTCCTGAAGTACCCGCTGCTGCTAAAGGAGCTCTACTCTCTTACTGACCCCGACAGTGAGGAACACTACCACCTGGATG TTGCAATGAAGGCCATGAACAAAGTTGCAAGTCACATCAATGAGATGCAAAAGCTTCATGAGGAGTATGGCGCTGTTTTCGACCAGCTCATCAACGAACAGACGGCAGATAAAAAAGAG GTGGCTGACCTCTCCATGGGGGATCTTTTGCTACATTCGACTGTGGTGTGGCTCAACCCTCCAGGCTCTTTGGTCAAGAGCAAAAAGGACCCTGATTTGGCTGCTTTTG TGTTTAAAACAGCGGTTGTATTTGTGTACAAAGACAGCTCCAAGCACAGGAAAAAAATC GGTGGATCTCACCGTGCGTCTGTGAGTGATGACAAAGATCCTTTCCGTTTCCGTTACATGATTGCAACGGACTCTCTGCAAGTCCGTGCCCTTGCAA aCTCTGAGGGTACAGCGGTGTGCGAGATAGTTCACACAAGATCTGAATCTGAAGGACGACCAGAGAGAACCTTCCAGTTGTGCTGCAG CTCTCCAGATAGTAAGAAGGACTTCCTGAAAGCAGTCCACTCTATCCTAAGGGAAAAACAGCGGCGGCAGCTTCTTAAAACCGAGTCTCTGCCACCCAACCAGCAGTACGTCCCATTTGGGGGCAAACGTCTGTGTGCCCTCAAAGGGGCGCGGCCCACCATGAACAGAGCAG CATCAGCTCCATCACGAACGCTGACCCGCAGGAAGCTGGTGAGGAACCGCTTCACCATCGACACCGACCTGGTTTTCcacggcaacaacaacaacagcaacgattCAGACACCTCCCACCACTCTTCATCCCCTTCCTCCTCGTCACTGTCCAAGCATGCCCTTCCTCGATCCCACAAACCTCAAGGAGAGGACACAGACCGTTGGGTGGAGGAGCAGTTCGACCTGGGTTGCTACGAAGACCAGGGTGAGGGCATCGACATGGGGAAGGTGAAGGAGACGGACATTTTGAGCGACGACGACGAATACTGCAAGTCTGTCCGAGCCGCGTCGGCAGAACCAGACGACCTGGAGGGGAGGATGGGGGGTCTCGACCTCCAGGGCAGAGAGATGAGGAGCCACAACCTGAATGGACGAGTGGAGTCTGGCAGTGAGATCATGCTGAGTGGGATGCAGGAGGAGGAAGTTGATCGAATGAAGCATGGTGATGATCCAGGCTCGGTGGACTCTTTTACCTCCTGTGGTGTCTCTCTGTCCCGGTGTGTGACCCCGACTCTAAAGCTTGCCCCCTTAAAGCAGTGTGCTGTGGAGGGGGCCACAAACAAGGACCATGATGCCATCTGGGTGCGGCGGGACGACTTTGCTAACGGGTGCAACAGTAATGTCTTCTGA